A single region of the Halobacterium wangiae genome encodes:
- a CDS encoding PstS family phosphate ABC transporter substrate-binding protein yields MTGNDPERTVRTRRQVLAGLGAVGAATIAGCQSTEGGGSGDGLSGTIDIAGSSTVFPLATAMSEEFRADHGEVGFNLQSTGSGGGFANHFCPGNTDFNNASRAIREPEQEQCASNDVEPVELTVATDALTVIVNNDLDIDSITVEDLATIWSAEEQPETWADVNSEWPDEPLELYGPSDASGTYDYFIEAILHSGDSEVGHRQDYSATEQDRTIIQGVEGSQSAMGYLGFAYYSTNTDRVKALAIDDGDGEPVEPSLETARSGEYQPLSRPLFTYASKSSLSEEHVAEFARFWLENSTSEQIVAEDVGYVPLSEEDQQAQMDTLETAIEDAGN; encoded by the coding sequence ATGACAGGAAACGACCCGGAGCGGACTGTTCGCACGCGCCGTCAGGTTCTCGCGGGGCTCGGAGCCGTCGGGGCGGCAACCATCGCCGGCTGCCAGAGCACCGAGGGCGGCGGCTCGGGCGACGGGCTCTCGGGCACAATCGACATCGCGGGGAGCTCCACCGTCTTCCCGCTCGCGACGGCGATGTCCGAGGAGTTCCGGGCGGACCACGGTGAGGTCGGCTTCAACCTCCAGTCCACCGGCAGCGGCGGTGGCTTCGCGAACCACTTCTGCCCGGGCAACACCGACTTCAACAACGCCTCCCGGGCCATCCGCGAACCGGAACAGGAGCAGTGCGCGAGCAACGACGTCGAGCCGGTCGAGCTCACCGTCGCGACCGACGCCCTCACGGTCATCGTCAACAACGACCTCGACATCGACAGCATCACCGTCGAGGACCTCGCGACCATCTGGTCGGCCGAGGAACAGCCGGAGACGTGGGCCGACGTCAACTCCGAGTGGCCCGACGAGCCCCTCGAACTGTACGGCCCGTCGGACGCCTCCGGCACGTACGACTACTTCATTGAGGCAATCCTCCACAGCGGCGACTCGGAGGTCGGCCACCGCCAGGACTACTCCGCCACCGAGCAGGACCGCACCATCATCCAGGGCGTCGAGGGCTCCCAGTCCGCGATGGGGTACCTCGGGTTCGCGTACTACTCGACGAACACGGACCGCGTGAAGGCGCTCGCCATCGACGACGGCGACGGCGAACCCGTCGAACCCAGCCTCGAGACCGCACGGAGCGGCGAGTACCAGCCGCTCTCCCGGCCGCTGTTCACGTACGCCTCGAAGTCCTCGCTCTCCGAGGAGCACGTCGCGGAGTTCGCGCGCTTCTGGCTGGAGAACTCCACGAGCGAGCAGATCGTCGCCGAGGACGTCGGCTACGTCCCGCTGAGTGAGGAGGACCAGCAGGCCCAGATGGACACCCTAGAGACCGCCATCGAGGACGCAGGGAACTAG
- a CDS encoding phosphate signaling complex PhoU family protein: protein MERRKVQVTGGSTFTVSIPKDWAREHDVEAGDEVGFHPDSGSLLLTPVTAGDADEGTLDISGMEGDELMRAVMTMYVSGFDVLALEADRIDADQRRVIRNATQGLVGLEVLEETSNRVVIQDLLDSSELSIHNAVRRMHLISVSMLGDALQALGERDPDIAQDVMERDDDVDRLWYVVSRIYRGALRSPKVAQEIGVSRETAFDYHSSARQLERVADHAAKIGSVTQDLDAEVPSAVMDALRDLEADATEIIQTAMDALFADDPEEATRLANKARADVREIDEHARTVDDLLHDLDARQAQHLGLVVDSLSRSADYGGNIAETALQKAAPTPGP from the coding sequence ATGGAACGCAGGAAGGTCCAGGTCACGGGCGGATCGACGTTCACAGTGTCCATCCCCAAAGACTGGGCCCGAGAGCACGACGTCGAGGCGGGTGACGAGGTCGGCTTCCACCCCGACAGCGGGTCGCTACTGTTGACGCCCGTCACGGCAGGAGACGCGGACGAAGGGACCCTCGATATCTCGGGCATGGAGGGCGACGAACTCATGCGCGCCGTGATGACGATGTACGTCAGCGGCTTCGACGTGCTCGCGCTCGAAGCCGACCGCATCGACGCCGACCAGCGCCGCGTCATCCGGAACGCCACACAGGGGCTCGTCGGCCTCGAAGTGCTCGAGGAGACGAGCAACCGCGTCGTCATCCAGGACCTCCTGGACTCCTCGGAGCTCTCCATCCACAACGCGGTCAGGCGGATGCACCTCATCTCCGTCTCTATGCTCGGTGACGCGTTGCAGGCTCTCGGCGAGCGGGACCCCGACATCGCACAGGACGTCATGGAGCGCGACGACGACGTCGACCGCCTCTGGTACGTCGTCTCCCGCATCTACCGCGGCGCGCTGCGCTCCCCGAAGGTCGCACAGGAGATCGGCGTCTCCCGGGAGACGGCCTTCGACTACCACTCCAGTGCGCGACAGCTCGAACGCGTCGCCGACCACGCCGCGAAGATCGGCAGCGTCACCCAGGACCTCGACGCCGAGGTCCCGTCGGCGGTGATGGACGCGCTCCGCGACCTCGAGGCGGACGCCACCGAGATCATCCAGACCGCGATGGACGCGCTGTTCGCCGACGACCCGGAGGAAGCCACTCGACTCGCGAACAAGGCGCGAGCGGACGTCCGCGAGATCGACGAACACGCCCGGACTGTCGACGACCTCCTCCACGACCTCGACGCACGTCAGGCCCAGCACCTCGGCCTCGTCGTCGACTCGCTGTCCCGGAGCGCGGACTACGGCGGCAACATCGCCGAGACCGCACTCCAGAAGGCGGCACCTACCCCCGGCCCGTAG
- a CDS encoding phosphoadenosine phosphosulfate reductase family protein: MGEAFPDYLDVDYSDGEGESPEDYPTLQDKIEKAIEVTRRGLEEYENPAIMWTGGKDSTLTLYFVKEVAEQFDLEVPPAIFIDHFQHFDELHDFVDKWAEEWDLDVVYAQNTDIGDYVDANGLTPGDDIPIDDLNEQNQHHVRDLLEYEEDTFPFLLDTYVGNHLLKTVALNNALEEYDVDGILSGIRWDEQEARADETFFSPRHDPDVYPPHDRIQPIIQFDEAAVWDAFWYYVVPETVEDYPDDGYVPQSYDDLPEGITHEDIPVSPKYFKGFRSLGSEVSTDKSAEEPAWLQDLDNTTERAGRAQDKEDLMERLRDLGYM; encoded by the coding sequence ATGGGCGAGGCATTCCCAGACTACCTCGACGTCGACTACAGCGACGGTGAAGGGGAGTCCCCTGAGGACTACCCGACGTTGCAGGACAAGATCGAGAAGGCAATCGAGGTCACCCGACGGGGCCTCGAGGAGTACGAGAACCCCGCCATCATGTGGACCGGCGGGAAGGACTCGACGCTCACGCTGTACTTCGTGAAGGAAGTCGCCGAGCAGTTCGACCTCGAAGTGCCGCCGGCCATCTTCATCGACCACTTCCAGCACTTCGACGAACTCCACGACTTCGTCGACAAGTGGGCCGAGGAGTGGGACCTCGACGTCGTCTACGCGCAGAACACCGACATCGGCGACTACGTCGACGCCAACGGGCTCACCCCAGGCGACGACATCCCGATCGACGACCTCAACGAGCAGAACCAGCACCACGTCCGCGACCTCCTCGAGTACGAGGAGGACACGTTCCCGTTCCTGCTGGACACCTACGTCGGTAACCACCTCCTCAAGACCGTCGCGCTCAACAACGCCCTCGAGGAGTACGACGTCGACGGCATCCTCAGTGGTATCCGCTGGGACGAACAGGAGGCCCGCGCCGACGAGACGTTCTTCAGTCCGCGCCACGACCCCGACGTCTACCCGCCCCACGACCGCATCCAGCCGATCATCCAGTTCGACGAGGCCGCCGTGTGGGACGCCTTCTGGTACTACGTCGTCCCCGAGACGGTCGAAGACTACCCGGACGACGGCTACGTCCCCCAGAGCTACGACGACCTGCCGGAGGGCATCACCCACGAGGACATCCCCGTCTCCCCGAAGTACTTCAAGGGCTTCCGCTCGCTCGGCAGCGAAGTGTCGACGGACAAGTCCGCCGAGGAACCCGCCTGGCTGCAGGACCTCGACAACACCACCGAGCGCGCCGGCCGCGCCCAGGACAAGGAGGACCTGATGGAGCGCCTGCGCGACCTCGGCTACATGTAG
- the aspS gene encoding aspartate--tRNA(Asn) ligase has translation MLERTYIHDVSPDDDGSETTIAGHVHELRDLGGILFVVVRDRTGRLQVVVKEDDTPEVFERAEALSSEDVVQVVGTLEATDQAPGGVELAPAELTVINEATGDPSIEISKDVDADLSTRLDERHLDVRKPESRAVFSLRSKAMHAMQSWFYDNEFEEVDTPELSTAGAEGGADLFPVVYYDEEAYLSQSPQLYKQILVASGFDRLFEVGHAFRAEDFGTSRHVSEIAMFDVELGYVEDHHDVMDVQEESLRHTIETVVEDASRELDVLGVDLAVPDEDFPRVTFEEAREILREEYDHVPEDDTDLDTKGERLLGEYFEERGHPAVFVVGYPDEKFYYMQAVPGDDVASRKFDLLYRGQELSSGGQREHDVERLRETMTAQGVDPQNFEFYLEAFQYGVPPHGGYGLGIDRLVQQLAGVDNVKEAILFPRDPDRLEP, from the coding sequence ATGCTCGAACGAACCTACATCCACGACGTATCGCCCGACGACGACGGCAGCGAGACCACTATCGCCGGCCACGTGCACGAACTCCGCGACCTCGGCGGCATCCTCTTCGTGGTCGTCCGCGACCGCACCGGCCGCCTGCAGGTAGTGGTCAAGGAGGACGACACCCCGGAGGTCTTCGAGCGCGCCGAAGCGCTCTCCAGCGAGGACGTCGTGCAGGTGGTCGGCACGCTCGAAGCGACCGACCAGGCACCCGGCGGCGTCGAACTCGCGCCCGCGGAACTGACCGTGATCAACGAGGCCACCGGCGACCCGTCCATCGAGATCTCGAAAGACGTCGACGCCGACCTCTCGACGCGCCTCGACGAGCGACACCTCGACGTCCGGAAACCCGAGAGCCGCGCCGTCTTCTCGCTGCGCTCGAAAGCGATGCACGCGATGCAGTCGTGGTTCTACGACAACGAGTTCGAGGAGGTCGACACGCCGGAGCTGTCGACCGCCGGCGCGGAGGGCGGCGCGGACCTCTTCCCCGTCGTCTACTACGACGAGGAAGCGTACCTCTCCCAGAGCCCGCAGCTGTACAAGCAAATTCTCGTCGCGTCAGGCTTCGACCGACTCTTCGAGGTCGGACACGCGTTCCGCGCGGAGGACTTCGGCACCTCCCGGCACGTCTCCGAGATCGCGATGTTCGACGTGGAACTCGGCTACGTCGAGGACCACCACGACGTGATGGACGTCCAGGAGGAGTCCCTGCGACACACCATCGAGACCGTCGTCGAGGACGCGAGCCGGGAACTCGACGTCCTCGGCGTCGACCTCGCGGTCCCCGACGAGGACTTCCCGCGAGTCACCTTCGAGGAGGCTCGCGAGATCCTCCGCGAGGAGTACGACCACGTCCCCGAGGACGACACCGACCTCGACACGAAGGGCGAGCGCCTGCTCGGTGAGTACTTCGAGGAGCGCGGCCACCCCGCCGTCTTCGTCGTCGGCTACCCCGACGAGAAGTTCTACTACATGCAGGCGGTCCCCGGCGACGACGTCGCCTCCCGGAAGTTCGACCTCCTGTACCGCGGCCAGGAACTCTCCTCCGGCGGCCAGCGCGAACACGACGTCGAGCGCCTCCGGGAGACGATGACCGCACAGGGCGTCGACCCCCAGAACTTCGAGTTCTACCTCGAGGCGTTCCAGTACGGTGTCCCGCCCCACGGCGGCTACGGCCTGGGTATCGACCGCCTCGTCCAGCAACTCGCCGGCGTCGACAACGTCAAGGAGGCCATCCTGTTCCCGCGGGACCCCGACCGCCTCGAACCCTGA
- a CDS encoding class I SAM-dependent methyltransferase: MSSVLPWPRRPISNVYDAAYSGVPNWDIGRPQSAFVQLADAGLVRSPVLDVGCGTGELTLYLARQGYDVLGVDLSSLAVSQAREKAHWRRIPAQFVVLDALDLAALADRGFSFRTVLDSAMFHVLGDEERDRFVRALETVVERGGLYCVLGDVRRNSDAVYGLTPAELRRRFGDGWTVVFSYEAVFERRWSSNPAHFVGLRRR; encoded by the coding sequence GTGAGCAGCGTCCTCCCGTGGCCCCGCCGCCCCATCTCGAACGTCTACGACGCGGCGTACAGCGGCGTCCCCAACTGGGACATCGGACGGCCCCAGAGTGCGTTCGTCCAGCTGGCCGACGCCGGACTGGTCCGGAGTCCGGTCCTCGACGTCGGCTGTGGCACCGGCGAACTGACGCTGTACCTCGCCCGCCAGGGGTACGACGTGCTCGGAGTCGACCTCTCGTCGCTGGCCGTCTCGCAAGCCCGCGAGAAGGCCCACTGGCGGCGGATCCCCGCGCAGTTCGTCGTGCTCGACGCCCTCGACCTCGCTGCCCTCGCAGACCGTGGCTTCTCCTTCCGGACCGTGCTGGACTCCGCGATGTTCCACGTGCTCGGGGACGAGGAGCGCGACAGGTTCGTTCGCGCACTCGAGACGGTGGTCGAACGGGGCGGGCTCTACTGCGTGCTCGGCGACGTGCGCCGGAACTCGGACGCCGTATACGGGCTCACGCCCGCCGAACTCCGGCGCCGGTTCGGTGACGGCTGGACGGTCGTCTTCTCCTACGAGGCGGTGTTCGAGCGCCGGTGGAGTTCGAACCCCGCACACTTCGTCGGCCTCCGGCGTCGCTGA
- a CDS encoding aldo/keto reductase, translated as MAQDTERRAPLSNGMPVLGIGTWQNEDHGQCAESVRTALDHGYRHVDTAQAYRNEEAVGRGIAESDVDREDVFLATKVWTSNLAHDDVLETTEESLDRLRTDYLDLLYVHWPANQYDPEETLSAFAELRDEGAIERIGVSNFEPRHLDEARDVLGEHPFANQVEFHPLLPQEDIQAYTQSNDVELVAYSPLARGEVFDVPEIQNVAEKHGVSEAQVSLAWVREKGATAIPKATGADHIEDNFASLDVELDDEDVEQIDSVGRRDRQVDPDFGPWN; from the coding sequence ATGGCACAGGACACGGAGCGACGCGCACCGCTATCGAACGGGATGCCCGTACTCGGCATCGGCACCTGGCAGAACGAGGACCACGGCCAGTGCGCGGAGAGCGTGCGCACCGCCCTGGACCACGGCTACCGGCACGTCGACACCGCCCAGGCCTACCGCAACGAGGAGGCGGTCGGCCGCGGCATCGCCGAGTCGGACGTCGACCGGGAGGACGTCTTCCTCGCGACGAAGGTGTGGACGAGCAACCTCGCACACGACGACGTTCTCGAGACGACCGAGGAGAGCCTCGACCGCCTCCGCACGGACTACCTCGACCTGCTGTACGTCCACTGGCCGGCCAACCAGTACGACCCCGAGGAGACGCTCTCGGCGTTCGCGGAGCTCCGCGACGAGGGGGCGATCGAGCGCATCGGCGTGAGCAACTTCGAACCCCGCCACCTCGACGAGGCCCGGGACGTCCTCGGCGAACACCCGTTCGCGAATCAGGTAGAGTTCCACCCGCTGCTCCCCCAGGAGGACATCCAGGCGTACACCCAGAGCAACGACGTCGAACTCGTCGCGTACTCGCCGCTCGCTCGCGGCGAGGTGTTCGACGTCCCCGAGATCCAGAACGTCGCCGAGAAGCACGGCGTCAGCGAGGCACAGGTCAGCCTCGCGTGGGTCCGCGAGAAAGGCGCCACGGCCATCCCGAAGGCCACGGGCGCAGACCACATCGAGGACAACTTCGCCAGCCTCGACGTCGAACTCGACGACGAGGACGTCGAGCAGATCGACAGCGTCGGCCGACGCGACCGGCAGGTCGACCCGGACTTCGGTCCCTGGAACTGA
- a CDS encoding aldo/keto reductase, which translates to MAALPPLGFGTFKLHGEECTRAVENALDVGYRHVDTAQFYENEAAVGDGLERSDVPREEVSVATKLWHDSLDSESVHEGVRESRERLGVDTIDLVYVHWPANTYDPEETLGALSECYDDGLLDAVGLSNFTAELVDEALDVCDAPVEAVQLERHPLLPQTGLCAHCAGRDLDVLAYNPLMHGFALDRPEVEAVAARHDVSPARALLAWHQAAGVTPVPKASSPEHVRDNYASLDLELDGADLARIDGIEERRRLGDPEFAPW; encoded by the coding sequence ATGGCAGCCCTCCCACCGCTCGGGTTCGGCACGTTCAAACTGCACGGCGAGGAGTGCACACGGGCCGTCGAGAACGCGCTCGACGTCGGCTACCGACACGTCGACACCGCGCAGTTCTACGAGAACGAAGCCGCAGTTGGCGACGGCCTCGAACGCAGCGACGTCCCCCGCGAGGAGGTATCCGTGGCGACGAAGCTCTGGCACGACAGCCTGGACAGCGAGTCCGTCCACGAGGGGGTACGCGAGAGCCGCGAGCGCCTCGGCGTCGACACCATCGACCTCGTCTACGTCCACTGGCCGGCGAACACGTACGACCCCGAGGAGACGCTCGGCGCACTCTCGGAGTGCTACGACGACGGCCTGCTCGACGCCGTCGGCCTCAGCAACTTCACGGCCGAACTCGTCGACGAGGCGCTCGACGTCTGCGACGCACCCGTCGAGGCGGTCCAGTTAGAGCGTCACCCACTGCTGCCGCAGACAGGCCTCTGTGCGCACTGCGCGGGCCGCGACCTCGACGTGCTCGCGTACAACCCCCTGATGCACGGGTTCGCGCTCGACCGACCGGAAGTGGAGGCTGTCGCAGCGCGCCACGACGTCAGCCCGGCGCGGGCGCTGCTGGCGTGGCACCAGGCCGCTGGCGTGACGCCGGTTCCGAAGGCGTCCTCGCCCGAACACGTCCGTGACAACTACGCGAGCCTCGACCTCGAACTCGACGGCGCGGACCTCGCGCGCATCGACGGCATCGAGGAACGCCGCCGCCTCGGCGACCCCGAGTTCGCACCGTGGTAG
- a CDS encoding digeranylgeranylglycerophospholipid reductase, producing the protein MSEHYDVVVAGAGPAGAQCARDLARRDYDVVVLETESEDEFPRQSNKSTAGTFASMTGAFGIPDDVVMHYTDEVVLESPNEHFVQHQPGAVLEFADFKRYLVADGRDEGAEYRFDARVNNPILEDGEIVGVKYAGSEELYADIVVDATGPAAPLAKKLSVCDLKRKHQAIGVEWEMEGVDVDHEDYADLSDAMMLRLDHDLAPGGYSWIFHTGEDTAKVGLCYIQNESYQRFGNSGMGIDDYLDYWLDSDPRFENAEKLEGKQHRGSAHIQMPASLSTDNFMAIGDTVPTIDPLWGEGIHKGMESARAAAITADRCLMGNEQDTSADAMAVYDELWHSRVAPDMRTRLTMTQLLYLAPNERYDTLMRDLNATDMETLSQANEGGWRSLAKLFHVSDLPLLARFAKQRLAE; encoded by the coding sequence ATGTCTGAGCATTACGACGTCGTCGTCGCCGGCGCCGGTCCGGCAGGAGCACAGTGCGCGCGAGATCTCGCCCGACGGGACTACGACGTGGTCGTCCTCGAGACCGAGTCCGAGGACGAGTTCCCGCGGCAGTCGAACAAGTCGACGGCGGGCACGTTCGCGTCGATGACGGGCGCGTTCGGGATTCCCGACGACGTGGTGATGCACTACACCGACGAGGTCGTCCTCGAGTCCCCGAACGAGCACTTCGTCCAGCACCAGCCCGGTGCCGTCCTGGAGTTCGCGGACTTCAAGCGCTACCTCGTGGCCGACGGCCGCGACGAGGGCGCAGAGTACCGCTTCGACGCCCGCGTGAACAACCCCATCCTGGAGGACGGGGAGATTGTCGGCGTCAAGTACGCCGGCTCCGAGGAACTGTACGCGGACATCGTCGTCGACGCCACGGGGCCGGCGGCGCCGCTGGCGAAGAAACTCAGCGTCTGCGACCTCAAGCGCAAGCACCAGGCCATCGGCGTCGAGTGGGAGATGGAGGGTGTCGACGTCGACCACGAGGACTACGCAGACCTCAGCGACGCGATGATGCTGCGCCTCGACCACGACCTGGCGCCCGGCGGCTACTCCTGGATCTTCCACACGGGCGAGGACACCGCGAAGGTCGGCCTCTGCTACATCCAGAACGAGAGCTACCAGCGCTTCGGGAACTCGGGGATGGGCATCGACGACTACCTAGACTACTGGCTCGACTCCGACCCGCGCTTCGAGAACGCCGAGAAACTCGAGGGCAAGCAACACCGCGGGTCCGCCCACATCCAGATGCCCGCCAGTCTCAGCACGGACAACTTCATGGCAATCGGCGACACCGTGCCGACCATCGACCCGCTGTGGGGCGAGGGCATCCACAAGGGGATGGAGTCCGCTCGCGCCGCCGCAATCACCGCCGACCGCTGTCTGATGGGCAACGAACAGGACACGTCCGCGGACGCGATGGCCGTCTACGACGAACTGTGGCACAGCCGCGTCGCACCCGACATGCGCACCCGGCTGACGATGACCCAGCTGCTGTACCTCGCGCCGAACGAGCGCTACGACACGCTGATGCGGGACCTCAACGCCACGGACATGGAGACGCTCAGCCAGGCCAACGAGGGCGGGTGGCGCTCGCTCGCGAAGCTGTTCCACGTCAGTGACCTCCCGTTGCTCGCGCGGTTCGCGAAGCAACGCCTCGCGGAGTAG
- a CDS encoding succinylglutamate desuccinylase/aspartoacylase family protein, whose protein sequence is MTDTAPEPFRYDAEVDPGEKRHIRYEIGETYLGDPVEMPVTVVNGDTGGPTVFLSAGVHGDELNGVKVLQEVADRYEPRDLHGTLVFLHVVNVPGYLAQQRDIPIYDQDLNRSFPGRERSNTAERMAHEVYRRFVSQADLGIDLHTSTRNRTTMYHVRADMSNSEVERLAESFGANVILNGAGDGGSLRAVATGDGIPTITVEMGKAHRFQRPLIEKAKAGVESVLAEYGVRPDGERANPHWQKILGGDQEKRWLRADTGGLVEMEWGPAPLVHEGETICTISDHFSSEEHVVTAPFTGILVGVLENPVALPGHPLCHLARIDAETHAEIEAEIERGEFDGYRSLGLRWMGDGEDAE, encoded by the coding sequence ATGACGGACACCGCGCCGGAACCGTTCCGGTACGACGCCGAGGTCGACCCCGGGGAGAAACGCCACATCCGCTACGAGATCGGGGAGACGTACCTCGGCGACCCCGTGGAGATGCCGGTGACCGTCGTGAACGGGGACACGGGCGGCCCGACGGTGTTCCTCTCGGCTGGCGTCCACGGCGACGAACTGAACGGCGTGAAGGTGCTCCAGGAGGTCGCCGACCGCTACGAACCGCGCGACCTCCACGGGACGCTCGTCTTCCTGCACGTCGTCAACGTCCCGGGCTACCTCGCCCAGCAGCGTGACATCCCCATCTACGATCAGGACCTCAACCGGTCGTTCCCGGGCCGGGAGCGCTCGAACACTGCCGAGCGGATGGCTCACGAGGTGTACCGCCGGTTCGTCAGCCAGGCCGACCTCGGAATCGACCTCCACACGTCCACGCGGAACCGGACGACCATGTACCACGTCCGCGCGGACATGTCGAACTCCGAGGTCGAGCGCCTGGCCGAGTCCTTCGGCGCGAACGTGATTCTGAACGGCGCGGGCGACGGGGGGTCGCTGCGCGCGGTCGCGACGGGCGACGGCATCCCGACGATCACAGTCGAGATGGGGAAGGCCCACCGGTTCCAGCGGCCGCTCATCGAGAAGGCGAAGGCCGGGGTCGAGAGCGTGCTCGCGGAGTACGGTGTGCGGCCTGACGGTGAGCGGGCGAACCCTCACTGGCAGAAGATCCTCGGAGGCGACCAGGAGAAGCGGTGGCTCCGGGCGGACACGGGTGGTCTCGTGGAGATGGAGTGGGGACCGGCGCCGCTCGTCCACGAGGGCGAGACCATCTGCACTATCAGCGACCACTTCAGCAGCGAGGAGCACGTCGTCACGGCGCCGTTCACTGGGATTCTCGTCGGCGTCCTCGAGAACCCGGTGGCGCTGCCGGGCCACCCGCTCTGTCACCTCGCGCGCATCGACGCGGAGACCCACGCCGAGATCGAGGCGGAGATCGAGCGCGGCGAGTTCGACGGCTACCGCTCCCTCGGCCTCCGGTGGATGGGTGATGGGGAGGACGCCGAGTGA
- a CDS encoding 2'-5' RNA ligase family protein: MTGYWDERHELTPEPTTEMDVDDQNGGRHLVFLARVDDESVRDALRPTLDALAEFDCLAVVPQSYLHVTVTVAGNVGPDQRLSAGDEADIAAAGREAFADAPAFEVTFPRLDLFPSVVFAAVDDGGSLRGLNERACGIEGIEVHDRDEGYVPHLTLAQFRSQKGYEDLLAWLEGNRTLDVPSVRVTDVELVAVDLDERFPDFETVARYPLAD, encoded by the coding sequence GTGACAGGCTACTGGGACGAGCGTCACGAGCTGACGCCTGAGCCGACGACCGAGATGGACGTGGACGACCAGAACGGCGGTCGCCACCTCGTCTTCCTCGCGCGCGTCGACGACGAGTCCGTCCGCGACGCGTTGCGCCCGACGCTGGACGCGCTCGCGGAGTTCGACTGTCTCGCCGTGGTCCCCCAGAGCTACCTCCACGTGACGGTGACGGTGGCGGGGAACGTCGGCCCAGACCAGCGACTGTCGGCGGGTGACGAGGCGGACATCGCTGCGGCAGGGCGGGAGGCGTTCGCGGACGCGCCGGCGTTCGAGGTGACCTTCCCGCGACTGGACCTCTTCCCGTCCGTGGTGTTCGCGGCGGTGGACGACGGTGGTTCGTTGAGGGGGCTGAACGAGCGAGCCTGTGGTATCGAGGGCATCGAGGTCCACGACCGCGACGAGGGGTACGTCCCCCACCTCACGCTCGCGCAGTTCCGGTCCCAGAAGGGGTACGAGGACCTCCTCGCGTGGCTGGAGGGGAACCGGACGCTGGACGTACCGTCGGTTCGGGTGACGGACGTCGAACTGGTGGCGGTCGACCTCGACGAGCGGTTCCCCGACTTCGAGACGGTGGCGCGGTACCCGCTGGCCGACTGA
- a CDS encoding helix-turn-helix transcriptional regulator produces MKNDVRAHREEAGLSQADLAAAVGVTRQTINAIERDRYDPSIELAFKLARQFDCRIEELFDPELDDDSD; encoded by the coding sequence ATGAAGAACGACGTCCGCGCCCACAGGGAGGAAGCGGGGCTGAGTCAGGCTGACCTCGCGGCCGCCGTCGGCGTCACGCGCCAGACCATCAACGCCATCGAGCGCGACCGCTACGACCCCTCGATCGAACTCGCGTTCAAGCTCGCGCGGCAGTTCGACTGTCGCATCGAGGAGCTGTTCGACCCGGAACTCGACGATGACAGCGACTGA
- a CDS encoding DUF2178 domain-containing protein produces the protein MSRANASGRNKLARIRRYRRLMYGSILVGVGGFVAAGEFGYPLVGLAVYWVGILGFVGVWKGTSVDLFDERDAALERRASYLTLQIAAVVGLLTMTTLVVAENTAAVDVPDRVWGGFVALSALFVLYGIVYTVVRYRR, from the coding sequence ATGAGCAGAGCGAACGCGAGTGGCCGGAACAAACTGGCGCGAATCCGCCGCTACCGGCGGCTGATGTACGGGTCGATACTGGTCGGCGTCGGCGGGTTCGTCGCGGCGGGCGAGTTCGGCTACCCCCTGGTCGGCCTTGCCGTCTACTGGGTCGGCATCCTCGGGTTCGTCGGCGTCTGGAAGGGGACGTCCGTAGACCTGTTCGACGAGCGTGACGCCGCGTTAGAGCGCCGCGCGAGCTATCTGACGCTCCAGATTGCGGCCGTCGTCGGGTTGCTCACGATGACGACACTCGTCGTCGCGGAGAACACCGCAGCCGTCGACGTCCCGGACCGCGTCTGGGGCGGGTTCGTCGCGCTATCCGCGCTGTTCGTACTGTACGGAATCGTGTACACCGTCGTCCGGTACCGCCGATGA